The region taatCTCCCGGCCAAGGTAATcatatcggctagattagaactgtcgtgctttagtccgatcttctaatctggttgtgtgattgctagttatcgtatcggttttagcttgagttacttcggtatcttgagttgatctggtcgaccagtttgggcgatctacgttggttttatattttctatttgacatattcaatctaatactttcttggttcggtccgatctagtagattgcgtttatcagatggtttatattagattgatatattttgttaatcgTTTTATCGGAATactagccgataagttatcagtcatcggctcattggcttgatagcgatctagatctgtttagtatctagcttgacattgctaggcgtaatcttaaactgtcttggttgtgtcttatcttctatgattatttctAGTAAGCTaagttagatattttatagatctcgATTGATTGTCTGCCATTTATAGATAATGATCTTTGCCAATCtacatgtttatcatatttatatcaatagagtaTCGATCGTCTTACTGTGTTATTTGTAcatcaatcggcttgatttagtcaGATCGGCAGTATTTATGTTACATCGGCTCGCGAGAATTACAcacaaattggttttagccgatcgcaacaaagcattcattgtttatttgattattccaagtaattcatcaGTTTATtcattagccttatcgatcttcatgttttctataattatatcatgcTCGACTGCAAGCtaatctatgtatgtttggtttgatctggttataggggctcgtccgatcaagtaagattaataagtaacttggtggATTACCTTGGTccaatatttaattcaagtctattCCTATAAAGTTTCTAGTCGATCCAAActttttatagccgatgattcatcctatcggctaaacgctGCTACACCAACGTCTGATCAGCTGGATATTTAGTCACCTATCatctcgatagccgatcggcttgttttattcttcaccttgtcagttgtaggatcaaactgactggcacgcttgctcaccttctaagaatttaggtcctgcactggagcattCTGAGAAACGACTGCCGGGCCttcatgtgtgacacgtcGAATCACATTTGACGTCAACAGGGCTGCGACGTGGTGGTGTCCCCCGGCGCGGTTCGCCGGACACCCTCGCCCCGGACCCTGGGCTCCCTCCTTCGAGAGCTGCCTCCGCTATGGTCAGAGCGAGTGATGGGCTCGGAATCACCGCCGGCTGCCAGGTTGTCCCCTACGTGTGTCCCAACGGCTCCTCCCGGGGTGTTGGCCCCTAGGAGGCCCAGCCCTTAGTCGGGCGGCTGTAACTCCGGTGGCTGGGAGAACCCACACATAGGACCTATGGATGGAAAACAAGAAGGCGAAGGAAGAATGGAAGTAGGCGAGCATACCTTCGGGAGGGGTCGAAGGTCCACTCCGGTGGTTCCACCTCGAGGATCCGGCACAGCTAGGACTCCCCGACCTTGCGAAGCCTCTTCTTCCCCCCATCGTCCTAGGCGGCCAGACTTGCACCGGACAATGCCACGAGGTGTTGCACCCCGTCGGGACGGAGGGATGAAGCCTGGACCGCGCCCGacgggagaggaagggggagagTCGTCACCATCCCTCTTTGGCTTCACCCGGCTGTCGGGTGGCAGGCCCGTGCCCCCGGTGGTGCTCGTGGGCCTAAAGGGCCTACGAACCCATAACGGCTATTGTCCATGGGCCCACCCCTCTTGGAGAAGAGGCCTATGCCACCAGTACCCGTCACCACTACACGCATCACCACCAGGAGATCGTCCTTCCCCGGGTCAGAACACAGCGGTAGGATGCTCTCCGGGACCAGGGACCAGGGCCAGGGCAACGTCGTTGACGCTTAGCACCCACCGGGCCATCAGGGAGAAGGACGCCTGATCCCAGTCCTAGGTAGCCCCAACATGTGTGCGCATGTCGTCGTCAGGGCCATTGTAGGTGTATGCAGGGCGAGGCCGCTCCTAGGGCGGCGATGCGGCGGCATAGGAACTCACGGAAGACGATATGACTGGTGAGGCCCTGGTTGAGTAGCCCTGAGAGGCGTTTAAAGACGGTGTTGAACTCTGGGCCGATCGTCAATTGCTCTAGCCAGCCGTCGTTCAACACTAGCGGTCCCTAGGGCAACTGAAGGCGGGCCTGATAGGGGAGGCTGGTGTAGGACCAGTTCATCTTCTAGTCGTCCCACTTCGTTTGGAGGCTCAGGGGGATGAAGTTAGCGCTCCGCTCGCTGCGCAACTGAAGCGCGTAGCCCCCAATCACCGCGAGGGCCTTCAAACGACACAACAAAAAGATGTGTTAGAAGAGGGGGAAGCGACGACCTCATGCCCACGAACCTCTCACACAAGTGGACAAAGACGGGGAGGATGAAGATGGAGTTGGGCTGAGGTGCAGCATCTAGATCCTGTTGAACTCCAGAACAAGGCCCACCAAAACAAACAGGACCATGAAGATGGCCTTGTTAGGGAACTCCGACGTCAGGCGGGCCTCGCCGTAGCGATCGACTACCTGCCCCGGCACCGCACGCGTGAACGTCTTTGGGAGGCCCGCCTGCGCTTCGGAAACAACCAGGGACAGCGGGAGCACACTACCCGGATGAGGAGTGGAATCACGTGCCATGGGCGGAGTGGACAGCGTTGATGAATGGGGAAGGCTAAGACGGTCGAAAAAGAAGGAGCGAGATGAGGAGGCGCGCGCAAGGGCTAGAGGCCAAGGGCGTGCAAGGATGGTGGTTGGCAAGGAACGGGGAAAGCAGTGGACGGACCCCCCTTATTATACATGTTGGCTCACCTCCGCGCCCCTTCAGCTCCCACGCCCCTCGAATCTCGCTCCCACTACCTGGCTCGCCCCTCGATCTTCTCGCCCTCGCTAGTCCACTCACCCACGCACGGCGCAACTCCTTTATTCCCGCGCACACGCACCACTGGAAGCATGCCTCCCCTTTTTTGACAGAATCTTGGTACGGACGGTGACAGCGCACAGACGGTTGCGACTCCTCGTCTCCCACGTATAATTACATGCGGAGCACCTAGGGGAATCATCGCCGCTGGCCGCCAGGCCCAGTTCCGTATAGCCAAAGACCTACTTCCGAGCAGCCTATTGTGTCTCTATGGGCACACCACCAGAGAAGTGAGGCGCTAGGCGAAGCCTGATTGCAGGCCCCGCCTAACGTTGGGGGCTACTGTCGAAGAAGTAGGACCATATCCCTTGCGCGCGGTTGGCACGCGGCGACTATGGGCCCAACACCCGAGCCCCTAAAAAGGAGGCAAAGGCATCGACCCCGTCAGGACCGCACGCCCCTAGGGTCGGGCCCGAAAGGAAGGCTACCAGCAAGAGCAGGGGGGTCGGAGCACCCTGACCTCCTCGGGCGCGTGAATTGCGGCCATCGGGCCCACTCCATGTCAGGCGTGGCCTCGGCACCTCATGATTGCGACAGAGGGGTACCTAGTACGTCGTGCTGCCCTCAAGATGGGTACTGGAGTGCGCTAGCGCTGCATTAAATGCGGTACAGGCATGCTCCTCTTCCCTATTCTCCCCAAGATAAAAAGTGCACTAGGATAGGCCCTCCCAACAGCATAGTGACATCTCTGTCACTTCAAGGATGGCCTGTCGTCCCACCGTCACTGTCGCGTTAAATGTGACGGACGGCTGCaaggaggcagcggcggctacCCGGCTCAAGTTAGCGAGTTCCAAGGAGCATCGCCCCTCTCACACCTACCCGCTGACAAACAGGACCGGAGGGAGAGGACATGGCTGCCATGCCTCACCCAATCCCTAACAGACGGGACTGGGGGAAAGGACGTGGCTGCCATGCCTCACCCACTCCCTAGCAGACCTGACCAGACGAAGGGTAGGGCGGCATCAGCAAGGCGCTGCCGCGTATATATCCTGGGGAGAACGAGGACCTACTTATTGTAGACTGGATGATTACTATGTAGCTGCTGTTGATAGGAGTTATAGCCGTTGTGGTGTCCCCTTACCCATATAAAAGGATGCCCTTGCTAACTTAGAAGGGGACTCCTATTTGAAGCAACATAAGCTTGTGACACATTGACTCACATTATGCTCAAAAcaacaggagtagggtattatgtCTCACGACGGCCTGAACCTGTATTATTTCCCTTTATCATCCCAGAAGCTCGTCGATGAAGAGTCGTTCCTTGCATTTACTCCCACATTCGCATTGAGGCTTTTGGGCCCCAACTGTAAGCCCCTAGGCCTAACTCACAAAGGGGGTCCCATGGATCCCTTCTTGAGGAGCTCACACTCCGACAAGTACTTATCTGGTATACCTTAACACCACCATCAACATTAGCACTTCTAATAAAGTGATATCTCATATCAACGTGCTTAGTTCTCTCatgaaacatttgatcatttgtaagtcaaattgcactttgactgtcacaaaatatatttttgcaagaCGTAACTCCACAAAGATCAGCATAAAAGCCTCGGAACCAAATTGCTTCTTTGAAAGCTTCAGAAATAGCCATGTACTTTCCTTCAGCAGTAGATACGGCAACAGTTTCTTCCAAACTTGTCTTCCAACTAATGAACCAACTGCACTTGAATATGGAACTCTAGACATGTACTCAATATCAACTTTTGATTGTGGACATAAATCTTAAGATAATCTGAAATGTGTAGCTAAATGAGTACTCACTGGttttgcatcatgcatattgaAACGATGAAGGACCTTTTCAATATAGCCTTTCTTGCTAAGATACAACTTGCTAGACCGTCTCTCTCTAGTAATTTCCATACCGAGAATTTTTTCGCTGCACCTAAATCCTTCATCTCAAACTCACTACTCAATTGTGCCTTCAACTTTGTTATATCTGATTTGTCTTTTGCAACAATTAACATATCACCAACATAAAGAAGCAGATATATAGCTAAACCATTAACATCTTCGTGATAAGCACAACTATCAAATTGtgatcttttaaaattctaatacACCATGGTGATTGTTTTAACCCATAAAGAGACTTTTCCAACCTACAGATAAGGTTCTCTTTTCCAggaacaacaaaaccttcaGGTTGCTTGTCACACCCAGAAatttcacatgaatttctgaactaaATGTGCATTAAAACCCTtgtctaggaccagccagggtacacaaattgacaatgttgattacgtAACCACGTCTTAGAAACATATGAAATTGAATAAATAGTTTTAAGGAAATGCAGTGAAGaactataaataaagactagcTAGCTGGCTCCAACGAAGCGATGGCTCCAGTCCACGGTCAACACTTGACGATCGGATTAGCTTCATTCCTACGAGTTAGCTCCGTCCGAATCGTAATCTACCTCTAAGGGGAAATTAGACAaaactgagtacaaaccacggTACTCAATAAGTAGTATAGAAAAGctgtaataaatgatgcattggATCACAAGGATGGGCAAGGGTTATTTGCATAAAGCAACATTTAATAAACAATAGTGATTGAAATAgaataacataaaataaagtaaataaataagtaattGAAATTACTAACCTccactgtccaatgttacaccacgttgcaataggcccaacCATTGTTCAacattacaccatgttgcaacagtcCCAACCAATTCTAGattaatgaaattatttaagtgagactaatcacagtgaatctggcGGTTTGCCTATAACCAGGGACACGGCTATTCCAATGagtttactctgatcagaggtgtactactgtacccacaagacatagttcCACTACACATGAACGTGCGCCGATGTGCTACCATGACACACTGGATAGTAACCTGTGATGGGACGGTTaacatcaaaatttagtaaaatttcTTAGTGAATTCGGTTAAGGAAAGGACGCGAGCATCCGACGGATAGCATATCCATTAGAGTCTAAATTCAACAATGAATtatgaagaccaaggcatggtgtttaattttatcaattaGTTAGAGtcaatttaggatttttttttctttatctctagagttagAGTTCATTCGGgcttattattttcttttatctattagggaATATGTGTCGTATCCAATAGGGACTAGAATTAGAGTCCAAATAGAATttattatttccttttatctattttgaATCGTGTTTCGCGTCCAATATAGACTCGTATCCATccatgggtataaatatgtacacccAGGGTCCTATATCTACATCTACATACACAGatcaaatacaattttttgcACATCACTACACTCATCACCGAGATTTCATCatcggcggaacttggcacccgacgcagggctgcatcgtctcgatctccgccgaaggggtaagtcctacgttttGCTGGCCACGGCAGTCATGTCAGCTAAATCAGAgttgtctcggttaagtctgatcttcCGATCCGGTTGTATCTGTCATCGGCTCATCGACTTGATAGTAATCTagatctagatctatttagtatctatcttgacattgctaggcgtaatcttaaactatctcggtttggtccgatcttctatgattattcttagtaagttaggctagatattttatagatcttgatcgtTTGTCAGtcatttatagccgatgatcatTGCCGATCATTGCCgacatgttcattatatttacgtcaatagagtagccgattgccttactgAATTATTTTTACACCAATCGGGTTTGATTTACTTAGATTGGCAATTATTTTGTGCTGCATCAGCTTATGaaaattacatgcaagttggtttAAACCGATCGTACCAAATGATTCATTGTTGGTTTAAACCGATCGTACcaaatgattcattgtttatttaactatttgagttTATATGTATCGAATTCTCACTCAATCCAAGCTTTCAATAACCGATCGATCAGCCTATCAGCTGAACACTACTACATCAACGTCTGATCGATTGGTTtcttagttacctatcggctcgatagccgatcggcttgttttagtGTTTATcgtgtcagttgcaggatcaaactgactagcaaGCCCGTgcaccttctaagaatttaggttctGCACTGGAGCATTCTAAGAAGTGACTCACAATCCTTCGTGTGTGATACGTTGATCacatttttgacgtcaacaagtAGCGGCTTACgaacatatattttcttaggTGGACGGCTTAACTCGTTCATGTGcgataatactacctccgtcccaaaataacttcattttttagttttttgatacaatgttttaactattcgtcttattgaaatttttttatgattaatattttaattgttactagatgataaaatataaatagtactttatgtgtgactaatttatttaagtttttgtacaatttttttttaaataagacggatggtcaaacgttggatgcagaaaaacgaaaaataaagttattatgggacggaggtatcATATCTTTGCAGACAGTCGCATATTCTCGTTCACCCTCGTAAGCCCAGTTTGACCGTGGTCTTTGCTATATGGTAGCGTTAATAGATAGTTGGAAAAAGATGTCTTAAAGCCTCCAATACATATGCATAGTAAACACAAATAAGTAAATTAAAGGTAGCATATTTAAAAAGGAACAAATAATAagcaataattttaataatacatATTACACACATATTCAAATGTTCAGcaaaatatacttatacaTGGTCGAAGCCATTGTATAAAATGAAGTAGAGCTTCCTATATTATCGTATTCATTTCTCCTCCTCTCACGGACTTATATTTATCTTCCTTGGCCAACCGTCCGCCCTGGTATACAGTGAAGTAGGtgttaatataatttaatcagaataattcgataaaaatagattaatggtGTAAGTTAAATTCTATTGCTAGTAGAGAGCACCGGAAAGAGTCTTGGCTACCAAAGCACATGTTGATCGTGCATATAGCCAGGGTAGTTAGACGTATCTATTACGTGGCTGGCATTGGAAATGTTGTTCTCTGCATGGGAAGAAGCTCAGTTCGTTTTCCCTATAAATAAACTCTTCTTTGTCTCCAGTAGTACATCATCATACACATTAGCAATGGCACTGACACCATTCTTACAACAACTACTCATCATCTCCTCACTGATGATAATGTCTCTCTTCTTCTACTTGTGCATAACCTACTGCAGATCCAAGAATCATCTGATCCCCATGGATTGGCCAATTCTGGGCATGCTCCCTTCCTTGGTCGCCAACCTGCACAGCCTGCATGACTACCTcaccgccgtcctcgccgcctccgggcAGAGCTTCGTGGCGAACGgcccggcggcgaccggcatGCGGTTCTTCATCACGTGTGACGCTGCGAACGTCCGGCACATCTTCTCCTCCAACCATGGCAACTACCCCAAGGGCAGCGAGCTCGGTGAGATTTTCGACGTCGTGGCTGGCAGCATCTTCACAGTCGACGGCGAGCCTGCCCTGCGACAGCGCGCCAAGTTCAAGAGCATCCTTGCCAACCCGCGGATGGTCGCGGGGATGGCCTCCTGCTGCCTCGGGAAGGTGCGGGGTGGCCTCCTCCCGTTCCTGGCTCGCAAGGCGACCGCCGGGACACCGTTCGACATGCAGGGTCTGATCGCGAGGTTCGTGTTCGATGTGACCGCCATGCCGGTGTTCGGTGTGGACCCTGGTCTCCTGCGTCCGGATGGCATGCCGGACATGCACGTCTCGGCCGCCATGGACACAGTCATGGAGGTGGCCTTGTTCCGGCACATCGTGCCGATTTCTTGCTGGAAGACGATGAGACGGCACAGTATCGGCCCGGAGAGGAACCTCGCCGCAGCACACGCGGTGCTTCACAGATTCATCGCTGAGATGTTGGAGGCGAGGAAGGCCAAGGAAACTCATGGAGGCGATGCCGGCGAACAGCAAGACGACCAGGAAGCAGTGCCGGACATGCTCTCCTCCCTCATCAACTACCCAGACTACAATAACGCCGACCTGCTGCGTGCGGCGCTCATCAACTACATGATCGCCGGCCGCGACACGATCGGCACGACCTTGCCGTGGTTCTTCTACAACGTCGCCGTGAACCCGCACGTCGTGTCCGGCATCCGCGAAGAGCTGGCACCCATCGTCGCGTCAGGCAAAGCTTCGCCCGCCAACGGCGACGACACAACGGTGACCTTTTCGGCCGAGGACACCAAACCGCTCGTCTACCTGCAGGCCGCCCTGTTGGAGTCCCTGAGGCTGTACCCACCGGGCCCGATCGAGCGCAAGACGGTTCTCACCAGCGACACGATGCCGAGCGGTGACGAGGTGCGCGCCGGCGACACCGTCCTCGTCTCCCTCTACTCCATGGGCAGGATGGAGAGCCTGTGGGGGAAGGACTGCCGGGAGTACCGGCCGGAGAGGTGgctctccgacgacgacggtggccggAAGAAACAGCTGCGGTACGTGCCGTCGCACAAGTTCCTGGCGTTCAACTCCGGGCCCAGGATGTGCCTCGGCAGGGACATCGCCGTGGCGCAGATGAAgaccgtggccgccgccgtggtgtGGAACTTCGATGTGGAGGTGGTGGAAGGGCAGGCCGTGGAGCCGAAGCTGTCCTGCCTTCTGCAGATGAAGAATGGGCTCATGGTGAAGGTGAAGAAGCGTGTAACTTAATAATTTGCGTGCGggattatatatatcagtGACTATAATAAACAATAAACAGTAGACAGTGCATGTGTTCTCTTTAGTCATCGATAAATATGATCCCACACTATACCTAACAGCTTTTGTGTTCTAGTCCTACTTGAATAAAGTTTGCGTTAGGAAATGCTACATATAAACAAAACAGCGTTGGTTCAAATGTACACTGTTCCCTCCTTGTATTAGTATATTATATAGAGCATTTTTCTTATCTTTGAGTAGGTATTATGAGGTAcgatgataaaattactctatatAATATCATCACAAAGATCAAAACGACGAGTCCCAATACCGGCCTAAGGACGACAATTTGCTACGTTGAAATGACTACTAATTAACAGCCACATATCACTGTGAATGGACTGTgggcttttttattattctcttGTGTTCACAATAAGGAAGTAAAAGGAACGGAAAGATGATTGCGATTTTAGGCAATTAAACAAAAGACAagacaaaaggaaaatatcCAATTTCTGCCTCAATTATGAGCCGAATTTGATTTGCGTCACTTAACAGTTATAAAATAACTCTTAACTCTTAAAACAAGTGTAAacctgtcacacccggagttttatcccaagcctaaattcgtaaaggaaattcataaataataattagcttaattaactcaggaaaaatacctgtaaagaaattaatttaattaaatcatggttcgtaaatcgattaactagatttaaactcaaattaaagaagtataaaatttggccaaaccaattaatttaaaactcggcaaaagtggggctttcctttttcccttctttttccccttACTCTCCAAACTGggctgaagtccaattttcctccttccttcttcttttccattctcttcttttcctctcctccttcccgggccggcccaaccgagccggcccatccccCCGCACGGCCGCCCCTCTACCGCGcaccctcccctcctcccagcCGGGCCACCTCGGACAAGCTTCCGCGCCCGCTCGCCCACGCCGTCGAAGTCCGCTTCACCTCCCTCCCGGCCGaaccgagcccgcgccgccgccgtggccgagccGGACTCCACCCGCCGCCCGCAACAGCCACCGCCGAATCCGCCACCGGGGCCGaatcggtctccaccggccgtcccgccctagccggcgcctcctcccctaTAAAACCCCCTCGCACGagctccgtcgccgccttTTCTCCGTCCGCCCgaaccgccgccgcaccctcctcctccgccgccgcagttgatctcgccgcccgcgcctcgccaccctcgccgtcgGGCGTCATGCCGTGTCCCGCCGTCTCACTGACTTGCCGCCACCGTCCCTGTCGCCGGTGAGTCGTCGCCGCTTTCCCCCaccctccttttcctctccgggGGCCATCGCCGAGGTTGtcgtctccgccgcgcgcATGTGCTCCTgggtcctcgtcgtcgtccctccGCTCACCGACACCCTcgtcccgccgtcgccgacacATCCCGTCGATGCCggagcgccgcctccctcctgtCGCGCCGCCGACATTGTCcaccccgagccgccgccatcctcccTTTCACGCCGCCGCTCCTAGCGTCGTCACCGGTCGCCACCTGTCAGGTCGTCGccattcgccgccgcccgtcgccggtcgccgccctcgATGACGAacgtcgccgccttcctctgcccggccggcgccgtgctCCCCTCTCTGCCCTGGGTCACCGACCGGTGGTCCCCACCGGCAGGGCCTCCCATCCCTCTCCCCTCTTGCTGCCGAGTGGGCCCAGCATGTCAGCAAGCCAGCCTCCCCATCCCCTCACCCTTCCCGCTGAGCCCCATCTGTCTTCTCCtcgcctcccctctctcccaccgacaggtggcccccacctgtcggcaccgcctccctctctccttcgccgacgtcagcagccccattaattgcgcaatagtCGACTTAGGAcatttctgtttagttaaaaacccacaaaacttctaaaattcataagtaattcatctagtctccgtttaggcccattcaaatttcattaaattcataaaattgtcaagaatccattaaaaatactttcttttactatttcagtagagtttgtgcctgttttatttatttttgtgctttgtcacttagattcggaccccactgaagagccggttt is a window of Oryza brachyantha chromosome 8, ObraRS2, whole genome shotgun sequence DNA encoding:
- the LOC102721575 gene encoding noroxomaritidine synthase 2-like, with the translated sequence MALTPFLQQLLIISSLMIMSLFFYLCITYCRSKNHLIPMDWPILGMLPSLVANLHSLHDYLTAVLAASGQSFVANGPAATGMRFFITCDAANVRHIFSSNHGNYPKGSELGEIFDVVAGSIFTVDGEPALRQRAKFKSILANPRMVAGMASCCLGKVRGGLLPFLARKATAGTPFDMQGLIARFVFDVTAMPVFGVDPGLLRPDGMPDMHVSAAMDTVMEVALFRHIVPISCWKTMRRHSIGPERNLAAAHAVLHRFIAEMLEARKAKETHGGDAGEQQDDQEAVPDMLSSLINYPDYNNADLLRAALINYMIAGRDTIGTTLPWFFYNVAVNPHVVSGIREELAPIVASGKASPANGDDTTVTFSAEDTKPLVYLQAALLESLRLYPPGPIERKTVLTSDTMPSGDEVRAGDTVLVSLYSMGRMESLWGKDCREYRPERWLSDDDGGRKKQLRYVPSHKFLAFNSGPRMCLGRDIAVAQMKTVAAAVVWNFDVEVVEGQAVEPKLSCLLQMKNGLMVKVKKRVT